In the genome of Corythoichthys intestinalis isolate RoL2023-P3 chromosome 19, ASM3026506v1, whole genome shotgun sequence, one region contains:
- the vrtn gene encoding vertnin — MIQRNEVVLSILRELQEATECSGLDPLILKALEVGRLLAPFPLPRKPCQNFPEWAGVDDVAQRLYPRDAPADLLPLRCKGKGNLLFDAASMLLVGNSGLSLELQVRTVVEMVLWKRYYLSGMIDSKMMLQAVRFSLCAEESEAMLSLSASVLEAIFDADVKASCFPDSYANMWHVYALASVLQVNIYSVYPMFNHKIRSYFNRLIRPRTWPKEHEPRTFHIMWSGELQSQTLFRPDHFVALVHMSDFASSSRKSEELLNRDSKFSYLSLKDKYNITKTTFYRWKRQSQEHCKKSTARYEAKYFLQACYLGGKLIPLHQFKEFFPEISRSSYYNWKQELLKSGGAFSTSSSTGEISPGESTEQEAWSSPEARPDESDQQDSVASMFGLNMGQLDLERTQSVAHMQQAKRCLQNCIATNASFPFRLFKRNFPGISRSTYYNWRREALLFNSSYKASSSDSSDADKSQSPKSISPVLQTHGEAAPRMRICRRRHRSFRLAYVSKKQLRDVAKLLVRRSKLSLSKFRLRFPTLSLCFFWLWSSKKKRIVRELTDPKAGQTPMASVNIADNPNRLPFVEVPSHVGGSSAASLGTPHPKHDLAGFPPSMDVVALANFKAKAKLFLQQRFEEKSFPTFKEFRSYFPFTPRSTYYMWKRALHHGVSLVHG; from the exons ATGATTCAGAGGAACGAAGTGGTGCTGTCTATCCTGAGAGAGCTCCAGGAGGCCACGGAGTGCTCAGGCCTCGACCCTCTCATTCTGAAAGCCCTGGAGGTGGGCCGGCTCCTGGCTCCCTTCCCACTGCCCCGCAAGCCCTGTCAGAACTTCCCCGAGTGGGCCGGGGTGGATGACGTCGCCCAGCGCTTGTACCCCCGGGACGCTCCTGCGGACCTCCTGCCGCTGCGCTGCAAAGGAAAGGGCAACCTGCTGTTCGACGCAGCAAGCATGCTCCTAGTGGGCAATAGTGGGCTGAGTTTGGAGCTACAG GTAAGGACGGTTGTAGAAATGGTCCTGTGGAAGAGATACTATCTTTCCGGGATGATTGACTCCAAGATGATGCTCCAGGCAGTCCGCTTCAGCCTCTGTGCTGAGGAGTCCGAGGCCATGCTCAGCCTGTCAGCAAGCGTCCTGGAAGCTATATTCGACGCAGACGTCAAGGCTTCATGTTTCCCTGACTCCTATGCCAACATGTGGCACGTGTATGCGCTGGCGTCCGTCCTTCAGGTCAACATCTACTCAGTCTACCCCATGTTCAACCACAAGATTCGATCCTACTTCAACCGACTTATCCGGCCCAGGACTTGGCCCAAAGAGCACGAGCCTCGAACCTTCCACATAATGTGGTCTGGCGAGCTGCAATCTCAGACTTTGTTCCGACCCGATCACTTCGTGGCACTGGTCCATATGAGCGACTTTGCTTCGAGTAGTCGTAAGAGTGAGGAGCTCCTCAACCGAGACTCTAAGTTCTCTTATCTGAGTCTGAAGGACAAGTACAACATCACAAAGACGACCTTCTACCGCTGGAAGAGGCAGTCTCAGGAGCATTGTAAGAAGTCCACTGCCCGCTACGAGGCTAAGTACTTCCTGCAGGCGTGTTACCTGGGAGGGAAGCTAATCCCGTTGCACCAGTTTAAAGAGTTCTTCCCAGAAATCTCTAGGTCGTCCTACTACAACTGGAAGCAGGAGCTCCTCAAGTCAGGCGGAGCTTTCTCCACATCATCTTCCACCGGAGAGATAAGTCCTGGTGAGAGCACAGAGCAGGAAGCCTGGTCCTCACCTGAGGCGAGACCGGACGAGTCGGATCAACAAGACAGTGTGGCCAGCATGTTCGGCCTCAATATGGGGCAGCTGGATCTGGAGCGGACCCAGAGTGTGGCCCACATGCAGCAAGCTAAACGCTGCCTACAGAACTGCATAGCCACCAACGCCTCATTTCCATTCAGGCTCTTCAAGCGCAACTTCCCTGGCATTTCCAGGTCCACTTATTACAACTGGAGGAGAGAGGCCTTGTTGTTCAACAGCAGCTACAAAGCCAGCAGCTCAGACAGCTCAGATGCTGACAAAAGCCAAAGTCCTAAAAGCATCTCGCCAGTGTTGCAGACCCACGGTGAAGCTGCTCCACGGATGAGGATTTGCAGGCGAAGGCACAGAAGTTTCCGCTTGGCGTATGTGAGTAAGAAGCAACTCCGAGATGTCGCTAAGCTGCTGGTCCGCAGGTCCAAATTATCACTTAGCAAGTTTAGGCTCAGGTTTCCGACTTTGTCCCTCTGCTTCTTCTGGCTGTGGAGCAGCAAGAAAAAGAGGATAGTGAGAGAACTCACCGACCCAAAAGCTGGGCAAACCCCAATGGCAAGTGTCAACATTGCAGATAACCCGAACAGGCTCCCGTTTGTAGAGGTCCCCTCGCACGTCGGTGGCTCCAGTGCAGCTTCCCTGGGCACCCCACATCCCAAACACGACCTGGCGGGCTTCCCGCCCTCTATGGACGTGGTAGCCCTGGCCAACTTCAAAGCCAAGGCCAAGTTGTTTCTGCAGCAGCGCTTTGAGGAGAAGTCTTTTCCCACGTTCAAGGAATTCCGCTCCTATTTCCCCTTCACTCCTCGCTCCACTTACTACATGTGGAAGCGGGCTCTGCACCACGGAGTGTCGCTAGTTCACGGCTGA
- the LOC130907652 gene encoding uncharacterized protein LOC130907652, whose protein sequence is MLKHSATGLLLVIPLLIADVSGDRIRLMFQCANSVCYNIWTFEPKRDIVIFTQEQSKNADYRQCTTYVRTEDNRGLQYCKMQTEDAFTRQDGVPERKVAPGNTVSFRCVLLSSLMRNSCSRRSLEVRLTWLDLFDQQVRDNSSHLVQQTSACDATLSVTLEAPGIKAFKCQASDGTLVQNSAVMRVQVPAVKGKGRGGFDSGVEPQDDNRYPGSVVAAVLVCTVLTALATIFVVMKRRKAANQVKASRPIATNDEVADDVVYADVVHSVGPERVSFCHGEDTEYASIRYD, encoded by the exons ATGCTCAAGCATTCCGCCACAGGGTTGCTGCTCGTGATTCCTCTCCTCATTGCAG ACGTCAGCGGTGACAGGATCCGACTTATGTTTCAATGCGCCAATTCAGTTTGCTATAACATTTGGACATTCGAGCCAAAAAGAGACATTGTAATATTTACTCAAGAACAAAGTAAAAACGCTGACTACCGACAATGCACGACGTACGTCCGGACGGAAGACAACCGTGGACTTCAATATTGCAAAATGCAAACAGAGGATGCCTTCACACGTCAAGACG GTGTTCCTGAGAGGAAAGTCGCGCCAGGCAACACTGTTAGTTTTCGGTGCGTCCTTCTGTCCTCCTTGATGAGGAACAGCTGCTCCCGACGCAGTTTAGAGGTCCGCTTGACTTGGTTGGACCTGTTCGACCAGCAAGTCCGGGACAACTCGAGTCATCTCGTTCAACAAACGTCCGCATGCGACGCTACCTTATCCGTCACCTTGGAAGCTCCCGGAATCAAAGCGTTCAAATGCCAAGCTAGTGATGGGACTCTCGTACAGAATTCGGCGGTGATGCGAGTCCAAGTACCAG ctgtCAAAGGGAAAGGGAGAGGAGGCTTTGATTCGGGAGTCGAACCTCAGG ATGACAACCGTTACCCTGGTAGCGTGGTGGCAGCGGTGTTGGTGTGCACTGTATTGACTGCCTTGGCCACCATTTTTGTTGTAATGAAGCGACGCAAGGCAGCCA ACCAGGTCAAAGCCTCTCGTCCCATTGCCACAAACGATGAA GTTGCCGACGATGTTGTATACGCGGATGTCGTACATTCCGTGGGTCCTGAAAGAGTTTCATTCTGTCATGGAGAAGACACAGAATATGCAAGCATTCGATATGACTAA